tctaatgattttcaatatGTAATTTGATTCtggtgatttttaatatttaagttgattctattgattttaatatgtatgttgattctaatgatatttatattacatattaaaaatcattggaatcaacTTACCTAgttgattccaatgatttttaatatgtacgttgattttaatgatttttaataggtaagttgattccaatgatttttaatatgtacgttgattttaatgatttttaataggtaagttgattccaatgatttttaatatgtacgttgattttaatgatttttaataggtaagttgattccaatgatttttaataggTAAGTTGAttccaatcatttttaatatgtacgttgattttaatgatttttaataggtaagttgattccaatgatttttaatatgtacgttgattttaatgatttttaataggTAAGTCGattccaataatttttaataagtatataaattgattctaataatttttaatatgtaatttGATTCtagtgatttttaatatgtaagttgattctaatgattttcaatatGTAATTTGATTCtagtgatttttaatatttaagttgattctattgattttaatatgtatgttgattctaatgatttttaataggtaagttgattccaatgatttttaataggtaagttgattccaatgatttttaataagtatataagttgattctaatgatttttaatatgtaatttGATTCtagtgatttttaatatgtaagttgattctaatgattttcaatatGTAATTTGATTCTAGtgattttaatatgtaagttgattctattgattttaatattgattatttattttttatctggTGGGCGctggttaacaacaaaatcttggttttacgtttccataaactttattattaattacacttaaactatacatataaatagcGATTAGTTGTGGCGAGAGTTATATAGGGAGCCTTGCTCCGCGTAAATTGAAGGGGTACTGTTTCGGTGTGTGTTAAATCGAAGACTGACTAACTGATACGAGTTGAGCTCGCAGGCTCCTtctttattttaggtcataactAGAAACCCTTACCTAAACACCGAAATACCCCAACGCATTCCCACACTTAACTCCACCCAATAAATAATGCGATAAAAGACTCTAATATTGCGACTCGAGACACTTCAAATCTAGACTAAACAAATGAGGCgatacaaataaatccaatataaatgaactaatataatataaacctatcaaatctaatataaattaaccaatataatataaaatctaacATGCTCCCCGCCTTGAAAGAACTACCTTTCAACaaataataacacaaattcACAATAAGGACTCAACATCAAAATGTATGAAAAaacaaatggaaaaattaaatttacacgACTGATCGTGAGTGATCAATCGCGCACACACAATTCACGCAATCACAAGCAATCACATTAATGAAACACAAGACTGCTATTCCATCGGTAGTGGACACAGTCTGACCGTGGCCCTTTTGACGATCCCATTTTGTGTGCGTAGCGTGGCCACTCGTGCGACTCCATCCTTACCGCAGTGCAATTCTATAATTCGGCCAGTAAGCCACTTTAAGACAGGCAAATTATCTTCCTTTATTAACGCCAATTGGCCCACCTTTAGGTTAGCGTCACCCGTTGACCACTTGTGGCGACTCTGCAGTTCAGACAAATATTCTTTGGACCACCTAGtccaaaaatgttgttgaatTTGCTGTACACGTTGGAATTGGGATAAGCGGTTTTCACTGATGTGACTCAAGCTCGGATCTGGTGGCGACGTAAGTTTTCTACCAATTAGGAAGTGTGCCGGGGTTAAAGGAGTCGTATCGTTGGGATCGGTGGATAATTGGGTTAATGGCCGGGAATTTAGGATGGCCTCAATCTGAACAAGCaaggtataaaaattttcgtacGTGAACGAGGCATTGCCGGCAACTCGCCGCAAATGAAATTTGACCGATTTAACACCGGCTTCCCATAATCCGCCAAAGTGTGGCGAGTTAGGTGGAATAAACGACCAACCAATCGAAGCGTTTTCAATCAGAGTTTTGAGTTCGCTAGAGTTATCAATCAAAAACTGACTTAGCTCCTGTAATTCGCGATTACCACCAACGAAATTAGTTCCGTTATCGGAGAACATTCGATTCGGTTTCCCGCGCCTAGCTGAAAACCGCCGAAGAGCGGCAATAAAACACTCTGTAGTAAGTTCGGTTACCAATTCTAGGTGTATAGCGCGTGTGGTAAAGCAAACAAATAGACAAACATACGCCTTGGATAATTTTGCTCCTCGCCCTTTTTTGTCCTTTAGCAGGAACGGTCCCGCGTAATCTACGCCTGTAGTATAAAAGGGCGGCGCCGGTGTTACTCGCTCACGTGGCAAGTTCCCCATTACCGGTTGCTTGGCGCGCGGATTTGCCCTGTAGCAACGTATACAGTTATGGACTATCGACTTGGCTAAATTACGCCCCCCAATTGGCCAAAACCGATCGCGAATGCAAGCCAACAAATGCTGCGGACCAACATGTAATAGCTGTCTATGTTCCATCTCAAATAGCAATCTTGCGAACGCATGTTTACAAGAAATCACCATGGGAAATTTCTTATCGAATTCGTAATCCGAATTTCCCAATCTACCGCCAACACGCATAATCTCATTTTTATCTagaaaaacgtttaatttcgctaatttactatttttttgaatatctttATTACTCTTTAACGCCCTTATCTCCTCAGCGAAGGAGTCTCTTTGACTGatcttaacaataaatttaagcGATTGTTCCAATTCGGTTTTATCTAGCGGTCCCGTGTTACGTATTGCTTTCCTATAACAATTATGACCAAATCGAAATACATACGCGATCACACGCTGCAAACGGATTAACGATGAAAATCGAGAAAAGGATAAAAGATGATCATCCGTCGTCGTAACCGCTGAGAACAGTTTTCTCATTTCTGGTAGCGATTCGTTACGAAAATTTCTAACAGGCCACGCGTTGTCTGTTTCTCTTAGCCATTGGGGCCCAGTCCAATACAATTCTAAACCGGACAATTCTGAGACGTTCACCCCTCTCGAGACCGGATCAGCGGGATTATCACGCGTAGGTACATACCTCCAATCACCAATTCGCGATTTCTCCAATATTCGCGAAATTCGGTTACCCACGAACATTTGTAATTTGGATAAATCGGTCGACAACCACCCCAGGACCACACTGGAGTCGGTCCAATAAACTGTTCGCGTAATATCAATACCCAATGCCGTCTTTACCTTAGCTACCAATTCGGTAAGTAGCAATGCACCCATTAATTCCAAACGCGGAACCGTAACCCGTTTTAGCGGCGCCACTCTGGATTTGGCACAAGTCAATCTTATCAAAACCTCTCCGTCGTTTCCGATAGTCCGAAGGTACACGCACGCTCCATAAGCCTTTGTTGACGAATCTGAGAAACCGCGCATTTCGAATGTGGAGGGATTTTTCAGCGATATATGGCGCGGACAATTGATTAAATGTAAATCCTTCAAACTGTTGCTAAACCGAAGCCAACTTGTGTAAATGTGATTGGGAAGTGCTTCGTCCCACCCCAACCCGGACTCCCAAATTTCCTGTAAGATTATTTTCGCCGTAATAATTACAGGGCTTAATAAACCGAGCGGGTCGAATATTTGGGCTATTTTCGAAAGAACCGTGCGCTTAGTAATGTGACTGGTTGAATTTTCCTTCATTTTATAACGAAAACAATCTTTAGTGGGGTCCCATAATAAACCTAACGTCCGagtgttttcattttttcccAAATCAAGCACTTCTGAAAGCTCTGTAGACTGAGTACCCTGAACATCGCGTAATATCTCTGGATCGTTCGAAATCCACTTGTGTAAGTTAAATCCTCCGCCGTTcaacacaatttttacatttttcgcCAAACGAGTAACTTCAGTCAACGAATTTGCTCCCGTCAACAAATCATCTACGTAAAAATGTGAATTAATAACATCCGCGATGACCGGGTCCGCGCATTCTgaacttaattgttttaaacacCGAGTCGCTAGATAACTAGCCGAAGACGTTCCATATGTTATCGTTAATAACTCGTACGTATCGACGGGTGAATCTTCCGAATCGCGCCATAATATGCGCTGAAATTTCGTCTGCTCAGGATTGATTAGACAGGCACGgtacattttttgaatatccGCTGTAACCACGTACGCGTACTTCCGAAAACGTATTAAGGCGCTAAACAGGTCAGGCTGTAATATGGGTCCCACCACCTGACAATCATTAAGTGAATATCCCGTTGATGTGGGACATGATGCATCGAAGACGACCCTTAACTTTGTAGTGGcactattttcatttaatactcCGTGGTGTGGTATATAATAACCCTCGCGCGTGTCGACAACCTTTTTCATATGACCTAACTCCAAATACTCTCGCATAAATGCATGGTATCGCTCACCGAATTCGCGATTTCGTTTGCATTTTCGCTCGATACCCATTAAACGATTTTCAGCGGTTTTATACGATTCGCCTAACCGATCTAAACTTTCCTTTAGCGGTATCGAAACAATGAATCGTCCGTCTTCTGCACGTTTAGTGGTTttgttaaaatgattttcgcaaaatgtttcatttttggATGAGTGAACTAACCCTTCAATCTCCTCGATTTCCCAAAATCGCGCCAACTGCTTGTTTATTACGGAACTGTCATCCttacaaattaaattgcaCCGCACCGAATGTGCCGCGCTCGCTTGTATCGGCCCCGAAACGATCCACCCCAAACGGGTGTTTTGCATGATAGGCCCTTTTGCAAGTTTGATTTGCCCGACGCATAacaaattccaaaaataatcaGCCCCGATCagcatatctatcttatcggatTTATTGAACAAGGGATCCGCCAAGCGAATGTGTGTAGGTATTCCTAAAGTGTTTGCGTCTATTTCAAAATTGGGTAAATCATTCGCGATTGTTGCTATAACCAAACAATTAACCTTAAGTGAAAAATCCGTGCAGTGTGAATGTATTCGCAATGAACAGGAACTCGTTATTGTTGACTGTGTTTGATTGATTGTTGCTACATTAACGTTTGTTGCTGTTCTAGACAATCTTAACCGCTTGCAAGCGTCTACCGAAAGAAAACTACTTTGACTGCCCGGATCCAAGAGTGCGCGTAAtgaatgttttttgttatgtCTGTCGAATGCGTGAACAGTTACGGTGGAGAGTAAGATGTTTGAATGATTTGCATGCTGTGCGAAATTTAGACTGTGTGCTTGGGTGGATGTCGTTGGTTGTGGTGGTGAATCTGAGCGATCGTGCGTCAAATGAAGTAAAGTATGATGACGAGAATTGCACCGTTTACAAGAGCTCGAACGGCATTGTTTAACAAAATGTCCCGACCGAAGACAATTCATACACACCTTTAATTGTTTGACCCGGTCTATACGGCCCTGAACCGTAAGTTTAGTGAAATTTGAACATTCCTGTATGTAATGTTCCCCATTGCAGTTTACACAACGCTTAACACCCGAATTAGCAACCAAAAACGTTTTTGATTTCGGTTTTGATTTCGGTTTTGATTTATCGATTATCCGCTTACCCGAACCGTTTTCCAAAGTTTCCAATAAATCAGCGCGTTCTTTCAAAAACcctaacaaattttctaaattcgcTTTGTTTAAACCGGACTTTTTCCTTTCCCACTCCCGATTGGAATCAGCGTCCAATTTCGACACggctaaataaataagtagtgTGTCCCAATTATCCGTAGGTTCATTTAATGCAGCTAACGCGCGCAGATGTTTACGAAAGTCGTCAATAAAACTTCGAATCGGCTGTGGATTATCGCCCGAAACCCCTTCAATTTCGAACAATGCCTTAACGtgattatgaattaatatCCGCGGGTTATCATAACGCTCGCGAATCAACCCCCAAGCGACTTCATAGTTAGAATTTGTCAATTCTAAGCTTTCGATAACCTGACGAGCATTACCGGTCAGTGCCGACAGTaagtaatgaaatttttgaatgtcGTTGATCATTGGGTTGTTATGAATTAACGATTCGAAAATGTCTCTAAACCCTAGCCATGCGTCGTAACCACCGTCAAACTTTGGTAAATCTATAACCGGTAGCTTTACATGTTGATCCGGGGAAGGTCCTACAATGAACGACGAATCGGCGCATATATTTCTATTTGTCAAAATTCGCTTAGCTTTAGCCGTATTTGCGTAAAAACTCGCCTCGAATGTCTCCCTCTCCGCGTTTTGTGACTCGCCATCAACGCTTAACAAATCTATTTCACCCTGAATTTCCTCGAACTCATCGATAAGATTAATTGCCCGATTGTATCTTTGTTCTAACTCTAACGAAAGTTCCTGA
This region of Onthophagus taurus isolate NC chromosome 3, IU_Otau_3.0, whole genome shotgun sequence genomic DNA includes:
- the LOC139429315 gene encoding uncharacterized protein, giving the protein MSQSENLTKKRGIVKGKLTNFAKFVIKFESNIRESGINQELSLELEQRYNRAINLIDEFEEIQGEIDLLSVDGESQNAERETFEASFYANTAKAKRILTNRNICADSSFIVGPSPDQHVKLPVIDLPKFDGGYDAWLGFRDIFESLIHNNPMINDIQKFHYLLSALTGNARQVIESLELTNSNYEVAWGLIRERYDNPRILIHNHVKALFEIEGVSGDNPQPIRSFIDDFRKHLRALAALNEPTDNWDTLLIYLAVSKLDADSNREWERKKSGLNKANLENLLGFLKERADLLETLENGSGKRIIDKSKPKSKPKSKTFLVANSGVKRCVNCNGEHYIQECSNFTKLTVQGRIDRVKQLKVCMNCLRSGHFVKQCRSSSCKRCNSRHHTLLHLTHDRSDSPPQPTTSTQAHSLNFAQHANHSNILLSTVTVHAFDRHNKKHSLRALLDPGSQSSFLSVDACKRLRLSRTATNVNVATINQTQSTITSSCSLRIHSHCTDFSLKVNCLVIATIANDLPNFEIDANTLGIPTHIRLADPLFNKSDKIDMLIGADYFWNLLCVGQIKLAKGPIMQNTRLGWIVSGPIQASAAHSVRCNLICKDDSSVINKQLARFWEIEEIEGLVHSSKNETFCENHFNKTTKRAEDGRFIVSIPLKESLDRLGESYKTAENRLMGIERKCKRNREFGERYHAFMREYLELGHMKKVVDTREGYYIPHHGVLNENSATTKLRVVFDASCPTSTGYSLNDCQVVGPILQPDLFSALIRFRKYAYVVTADIQKMYRACLINPEQTKFQRILWRDSEDSPVDTYELLTITYGTSSASYLATRCLKQLSSECADPVIADVINSHFYVDDLLTGANSLTEVTRLAKNVKIVLNGGGFNLHKWISNDPEILRDVQGTQSTELSEVLDLGKNENTRTLGLLWDPTKDCFRYKMKENSTSHITKRTVLSKIAQIFDPLGLLSPVIITAKIILQEIWESGLGWDEALPNHIYTSWLRFSNSLKDLHLINCPRHISLKNPSTFEMRGFSDSSTKAYGACVYLRTIGNDGEVLIRLTCAKSRVAPLKRVTVPRLELMGALLLTELVAKVKTALGIDITRTVYWTDSSVVLGWLSTDLSKLQMFVGNRISRILEKSRIGDWRYVPTRDNPADPVSRGVNVSELSGLELYWTGPQWLRETDNAWPVRNFRNESLPEMRKLFSAVTTTDDHLLSFSRFSSLIRLQRVIAYVFRFGHNCYRKAIRNTGPLDKTELEQSLKFIVKISQRDSFAEEIRALKSNKDIQKNSKLAKLNVFLDKNEIMRVGGRLGNSDYEFDKKFPMVISCKHAFARLLFEMEHRQLLHVGPQHLLACIRDRFWPIGGRNLAKSIVHNCIRCYRANPRAKQPVMGNLPRERVTPAPPFYTTGVDYAGPFLLKDKKGRGAKLSKAYVCLFVCFTTRAIHLELVTELTTECFIAALRRFSARRGKPNRMFSDNGTNFVGGNRELQELSQFLIDNSSELKTLIENASIGWSFIPPNSPHFGGLWEAGVKSVKFHLRRVAGNASFTYENFYTLLVQIEAILNSRPLTQLSTDPNDTTPLTPAHFLIGRKLTSPPDPSLSHISENRLSQFQRVQQIQQHFWTRWSKEYLSELQSRHKWSTGDANLKVGQLALIKEDNLPVLKWLTGRIIELHCGKDGVARVATLRTQNGIVKRATVRLCPLPME